A part of Aegilops tauschii subsp. strangulata cultivar AL8/78 chromosome 2, Aet v6.0, whole genome shotgun sequence genomic DNA contains:
- the LOC109774228 gene encoding uncharacterized protein — MASGEAEPLQYTTTVLRVSIHCEGCKKKVKKVLHSIEGVYKVTIDATQHKVTVTGSVAADALVRRLLKSGKHAALWPMPAPAPPATEAKKPEEAPSAGKGGKGAEKVDAKPKKVAAEVEPESSEKPDKDEGSEKKPEKAGGKKPKDEAKDEAEVPEKKEKGSPEPPAKEAAAADEAPEAGGEETGGKKGKKKKKKQQKEAGDGDAATEKPPPPPQQQQQQPKTKQPQPQQAMPPVPAPGPGPGPDRAHGHGGPYPYYAPQPVMSYNMAQPSASVSYYAPTPVASMQPMPPPPPYGGYSPYPPMMMPPPPPPEYMYGPPGMRSSPPQEPYNSMFNEENPSSCSVM; from the exons ATGGCGTCAGGGGAAGCAGAGCCGCTGCAGTACACG ACCACTGTGCTGCGGGTGTCCATCCACTGCGAGGGGTGCAAGAAGAAGGTCAAGAAGGTGCTCCACAGCATCGAAG GTGTGTACAAGGTGACGATCGACGCGACGCAGCACAAGGTGACGGTCACCGGCAGCGTGGCCGCCGACGCGCTCGTCAGACGGCTGCTCAAGTCCGGCAAGCACGCCGCGCTCTGGCCGatgccggcgccggcgccgcccgccacAGAGGCCAAGAAGCCTGAGGAGGCCCCGTCTGCCGGGAAGGGCGGCAAGGGAGCGGAGAAGGTGGACGCCAAGCCCAAAAAGGTGGCCGCCGAGGTAGAGCCGGAGAGCTCGGAGAAGCCAGACAAGGACGAAGGTTCAGAGAAGAAACCGGAGAAAGCCGGGGGGAAGAAACCCAAGGACGAGGCCAAGGATGAGGCAGAGGTTCCTGAGAAGAAGGAGAAGGGCTCGCCGGAGCCGCCAGCCAAAGAAGCGGCGGCCGCCGACGAGGCCCCGGAGGCGGGCGGAGAGGAGACGGGGGgcaagaagggaaagaagaagaagaagaagcagcagaaggagGCCGGCGACGGGGACGCCGCTACGgaaaagccgccgccgccgccgcagcagcagcagcagcagccaaagacgaagcagCCACAGCCGCAGCAGGCGATGccgcccgtgccggcgccggggCCGGGGCCGGGGCCAGACCGCGCGCACGGCCACGGCGGCCCGTACCCGTACTACGCGCCGCAGCCGGTGATGAGCTACAACATGGCGCAGCCGAGCGCGAGCGTGTCGTACTACGCGCCCACGCCGGTAGCGTCCATGCagccaatgccgcctccgccgccgtatGGCGGGTACTCGCCTTACCCGCCGATGatgatgccgccgccgccgccgccggagtacaTGTACGGGCCGCCGGGCATGCGGTCGTCCCCGCCGCAGGAACCGTACAACAGCATGTTCAACGAGGAGAACCCCAGTTCCTGTAGCGTCATGtga